From Cronobacter turicensis z3032, the proteins below share one genomic window:
- the potA gene encoding Spermidine/putrescine import ATP-binding protein potA, with translation MLLRGESAAAAEHIDNHFLTCFIAHLIKLSQRRDKVGAYHVGARLQFFYSAMNTCSLIKKRAGTQVERMSYLQISQLTLRYGDNTVLHGIDLPVDRGEMIALLGPSGCGKTTLLNALCGFAEVNSGDILLGGRNITALPPERRNIIMVFQSYALWPHLTVAQNIGFGLTVRKLPKADIQARIQKMLALVKLSGFEERKISALSGGQRQRVALARALAVEPDVLVLDEPLSNLDARVRLSVRHEIKTLQQQLGFTSLIVTHDQEEALVMADRVAVLNQGRIEQTGTPQAIWQQPATPFVADFMGATNRLQTQAEMVCFRSSDVTISAGQAAASCAGLTLDGVIEQSAFMGHQYRHSVRVSQQLIQADSPQCWPVNAAVALHVPAQALHRFHS, from the coding sequence ATTTTGCTGCGTGGCGAAAGCGCTGCCGCTGCCGAGCACATCGATAATCATTTTCTCACCTGTTTTATCGCTCACTTAATTAAATTGTCACAAAGGCGCGACAAAGTAGGCGCCTATCATGTCGGGGCGAGGTTGCAATTTTTTTACAGCGCAATGAACACGTGTTCATTGATAAAAAAACGCGCCGGAACGCAGGTGGAAAGAATGAGTTATTTACAGATATCGCAATTAACGCTGCGCTACGGCGACAATACCGTACTGCATGGGATTGATTTACCGGTGGATCGCGGCGAGATGATCGCGCTGCTCGGCCCCTCAGGCTGTGGGAAGACCACGCTGTTAAATGCGCTGTGCGGATTTGCTGAGGTGAATAGCGGCGATATTCTCCTGGGCGGCAGAAATATTACCGCGCTGCCGCCGGAGCGGCGCAATATTATTATGGTCTTTCAGAGTTACGCCTTATGGCCGCATTTAACGGTGGCGCAAAATATCGGTTTTGGATTAACGGTGCGTAAATTACCGAAGGCCGATATTCAGGCTCGCATTCAAAAAATGCTGGCGCTGGTGAAATTATCCGGCTTTGAAGAACGCAAAATCAGCGCGCTTTCGGGCGGCCAGCGGCAGCGCGTGGCGCTGGCCCGGGCGCTGGCGGTGGAGCCGGATGTCCTGGTGCTCGACGAGCCGCTTTCCAACCTCGACGCCCGCGTGCGTCTCAGCGTGCGCCACGAAATCAAAACCCTGCAACAGCAACTCGGCTTTACCTCGCTCATCGTCACCCACGATCAGGAAGAGGCGCTGGTCATGGCGGATCGCGTGGCGGTGCTGAACCAGGGGCGCATTGAGCAGACCGGCACGCCGCAGGCCATCTGGCAGCAGCCGGCGACGCCGTTCGTAGCCGACTTCATGGGCGCGACCAACCGCCTGCAGACGCAGGCGGAGATGGTGTGCTTTCGAAGCAGCGACGTGACGATAAGCGCCGGGCAAGCGGCTGCGTCGTGCGCCGGACTGACGCTTGACGGCGTTATTGAGCAGAGCGCGTTTATGGGCCATCAGTACCGGCACAGCGTGCGGGTCAGTCAGCAGTTAATTCAGGCGGACAGCCCGCAGTGCTGGCCCGTCAACGCCGCCGTCGCGCTGCATGTTCCGGCGCAGGCGCTGCACCGTTTTCATTCGTAA
- the treA gene encoding Periplasmic trehalase → MSQSVTRRPRTLFFAIQVALSGALLAFSTLPASAEDAPGAERTAPQPPDQLLGPLFTDVQSAKLFPDQKTFADAVPNSDPLMILADYRMQRNQSGFDLRHFVELNFTLPQKGEAYVPPAGQSLREHIDGLWPVLTRSTDSASKWDSLLPLPKPYVVPGGRFREVYYWDTYFTMLGLAESNHWDKVQDMVDNFAHEIDAWGHIPNGNRSYYLSRSQPPFFSFMVELLATHDGGDETLKKYLPQLQKEYAYWMEGSENLAPGDAHERVVKLKDGAVLNRYWDDRAAPRTESWLDDVTTAKNNPDRPATDIYRDLRAGAASGWDFSSRWMDNPQQLGSIRTTSIVPVDLNALLFQMEKTLARASKAAGDSAGAARYESLASQRQQAIETHLWNAKHGWYADYDLKTNKVRDQLTAAALYPLYVKAAAQDRAEKVAAATRAQLLKPGGIVTTTEKTGQQWDAPNGWAPLQWVATEGLMNYGQKDLAMDVTWRFLTNVQHTYNREQKLVEKYDVSSTGTGGGGGGEYPLQDGFGWTNGVTLKMLDLLCGTEKPCDNVPQNRPGSERAPQQQEGKMLSKPAEAAAPAKAETSAPAKTETPAPASEKAPAEAAPAAPEKSGTQPAPAPAPAPAPAPAPAQ, encoded by the coding sequence ATGTCACAATCCGTCACGCGCCGTCCCCGGACGCTGTTTTTCGCCATTCAGGTCGCCCTTAGCGGCGCGCTGCTGGCTTTCTCCACCCTGCCCGCCAGCGCGGAAGATGCGCCGGGCGCCGAGCGCACCGCGCCGCAGCCGCCGGACCAGCTTCTCGGCCCGCTGTTTACGGATGTGCAGAGCGCGAAGCTGTTCCCCGATCAGAAGACCTTCGCCGACGCGGTGCCGAACAGCGATCCGCTGATGATCCTGGCCGATTACCGTATGCAGCGTAACCAGTCAGGCTTTGACCTGCGCCATTTCGTTGAGCTGAATTTTACCCTGCCGCAGAAAGGCGAAGCCTATGTTCCGCCCGCCGGACAGAGCCTGCGCGAGCATATCGACGGCCTGTGGCCGGTGCTGACCCGCTCGACGGATTCCGCCAGCAAATGGGATTCCCTGCTGCCGCTGCCGAAGCCTTATGTGGTGCCGGGCGGGCGTTTCCGCGAGGTCTACTACTGGGACACCTACTTCACCATGCTGGGGCTCGCCGAGAGCAACCACTGGGATAAAGTGCAGGATATGGTCGATAACTTCGCCCATGAAATCGACGCCTGGGGCCATATCCCGAACGGCAACCGTAGCTACTACTTAAGCCGTTCCCAGCCGCCGTTCTTTTCTTTCATGGTGGAACTGCTGGCCACCCATGACGGCGGCGACGAGACGCTGAAAAAATATCTGCCGCAGTTGCAGAAAGAGTACGCGTACTGGATGGAAGGCAGCGAAAATCTGGCGCCTGGCGATGCCCACGAGCGCGTGGTGAAACTGAAAGATGGCGCGGTGCTGAACCGCTACTGGGACGATCGCGCCGCGCCGCGTACCGAATCCTGGCTCGATGACGTGACCACCGCCAAAAATAACCCGGATCGCCCGGCCACCGATATCTACCGCGATCTGCGCGCGGGCGCGGCGTCCGGCTGGGATTTCAGCTCGCGCTGGATGGATAACCCGCAACAGCTCGGCTCTATCCGTACCACCAGCATCGTGCCGGTGGATCTCAACGCCCTGCTGTTCCAGATGGAGAAAACCCTGGCGCGCGCCAGCAAAGCCGCTGGCGACAGCGCAGGCGCCGCCCGCTATGAATCGCTCGCGAGCCAGCGTCAGCAGGCGATAGAAACCCATCTGTGGAACGCGAAACATGGCTGGTATGCGGATTACGATCTGAAAACCAATAAAGTGCGCGATCAGCTGACCGCTGCGGCGTTGTACCCGTTGTATGTGAAAGCAGCGGCGCAGGATCGCGCCGAGAAAGTGGCGGCCGCGACCCGCGCGCAGCTGCTGAAACCGGGCGGCATTGTCACTACCACCGAGAAGACCGGCCAGCAGTGGGATGCGCCGAACGGCTGGGCGCCGCTGCAATGGGTCGCCACCGAAGGTCTGATGAATTACGGGCAGAAAGATCTGGCGATGGACGTCACCTGGCGGTTCCTGACCAACGTTCAGCATACCTATAATCGCGAGCAGAAACTGGTGGAGAAATATGACGTCTCCTCTACCGGTACGGGCGGCGGCGGCGGCGGTGAATACCCGCTCCAGGACGGCTTCGGCTGGACCAACGGCGTGACGCTGAAAATGCTCGACCTGCTGTGCGGTACTGAAAAACCGTGCGACAACGTGCCGCAGAACCGTCCGGGGAGCGAGCGCGCGCCACAGCAGCAGGAAGGGAAAATGTTGAGTAAACCGGCAGAGGCGGCTGCACCGGCGAAAGCGGAAACCTCTGCGCCAGCAAAAACGGAAACGCCAGCACCGGCCAGCGAAAAAGCGCCTGCTGAAGCCGCGCCTGCCGCGCCGGAAAAATCCGGCACGCAACCGGCACCGGCTCCGGCTCCGGCTCCGGCTCCGGCTCCGGCTCCGGCACAGTAA
- the foxA gene encoding Ferrioxamine receptor: MAAPHATFAEETITVSAAPAQTAASPTEGYTVKSSTGATKTDQPLITTAQSVSVVTRQQMEDQGASTFTQALNYTPGVFSNVGGGATRFDALALRGFHGGDVDNIFLDGMRLMSDGGSHNVLQIDPWFIERVDIIKGPSSALYGQTIPGGLVNLTAKRPQFDSEGHFRLSAGTQNTKSAAFDYTDAINDQWAYRIIGITRNTDTQYDNTREERYAISPSLLWQPDSDTSLLLRAYLQKDPSGGYHGSSPAEGSLYAHNGRKVSPSYNEGDPGDGYQRREQIYSAEFDHRFNETWSVHSSGSYTHSNASLAQVYQNGWIGDTNTLSRGYVGYQESLNAWSTDNRLQADFATGEVNHTAVLGAEYHRFRNDIQGAYGTAAPYNPFTGYTPQTGHVITSTNDFNRRYYQTGVYLQDEMTWNRWHATLSGRYDRIVAKQVSDTAGTTIRRSDDHVGGRASLLYAFENGLSPYISYSQAITPSILYDARGDMLKPSTSEQYEGGLKYQPPGTSDMYTIALYDLKQKDVSQRDENIATSSYQAVGNVKSQGVEIEARNQLTPRLSTIAGYTWNRVRFEDSLGGKDGNTPLLTPDQMASFWAHYQFDYGISAGAGVRYIGKQWADDQDTRRVASVTLVDAMVKADLGAWNSALKGAFVQVTANNLTDRDYISGCYTTNCYWGAERSVTATVGYDF; the protein is encoded by the coding sequence CTGGCCGCGCCTCACGCCACGTTCGCCGAAGAGACTATCACCGTAAGCGCCGCTCCCGCGCAAACCGCCGCCTCGCCCACCGAAGGCTATACGGTAAAAAGCAGTACGGGCGCGACCAAAACCGATCAGCCGCTGATCACCACCGCGCAGTCAGTTTCCGTGGTCACCCGCCAGCAGATGGAGGATCAGGGGGCCAGCACCTTTACGCAGGCGCTCAACTACACGCCTGGCGTCTTCTCTAATGTTGGCGGCGGCGCGACCCGCTTTGACGCGCTGGCGCTACGCGGTTTTCACGGCGGCGACGTGGACAATATCTTCCTCGACGGCATGCGGCTTATGAGCGACGGGGGCAGCCATAACGTGCTGCAAATCGATCCGTGGTTTATTGAGCGCGTGGATATTATCAAAGGCCCGTCTTCCGCCCTTTACGGCCAGACCATTCCGGGCGGGCTGGTGAATCTCACCGCTAAGCGTCCGCAGTTCGATTCCGAAGGTCACTTCCGTCTCTCCGCCGGTACGCAGAATACGAAAAGCGCGGCGTTTGATTACACGGACGCGATTAACGATCAGTGGGCCTATCGCATTATCGGTATCACCCGCAACACCGATACGCAGTACGACAACACGCGCGAGGAGCGCTACGCCATTTCGCCTTCTCTGCTCTGGCAGCCGGACAGCGATACCAGCCTGCTGCTGCGCGCCTATCTGCAAAAAGATCCGTCCGGCGGTTATCACGGCTCGTCGCCCGCCGAAGGCTCGCTCTACGCCCACAATGGCCGCAAAGTCAGCCCGAGCTATAACGAAGGCGATCCGGGCGATGGTTATCAGCGCCGCGAGCAGATTTACAGCGCGGAGTTTGATCACCGCTTTAACGAGACCTGGTCAGTACACTCCAGCGGCAGTTATACCCACAGCAACGCCTCGCTGGCTCAGGTTTACCAGAATGGCTGGATTGGCGACACCAACACCCTTTCCCGCGGTTATGTCGGGTATCAGGAGTCGCTGAACGCCTGGTCAACCGACAACCGTTTGCAGGCCGATTTCGCCACGGGCGAGGTGAATCACACGGCCGTGCTGGGGGCGGAATATCATCGCTTCCGTAATGACATTCAGGGCGCTTATGGCACCGCCGCGCCGTATAACCCGTTCACCGGCTATACACCGCAGACCGGTCACGTCATCACCTCGACCAACGACTTTAACCGTCGTTACTACCAGACCGGCGTCTATTTGCAGGATGAGATGACCTGGAATCGCTGGCACGCCACGCTTTCCGGGCGTTATGACCGTATTGTGGCGAAACAGGTCAGCGACACTGCGGGTACGACGATTCGCCGCTCGGATGACCACGTGGGCGGTCGCGCCTCGCTGCTCTACGCCTTTGAAAACGGCCTGTCGCCGTATATCAGCTACAGCCAGGCGATTACGCCGTCGATTCTGTATGACGCGCGCGGCGATATGCTGAAGCCGAGCACCTCTGAACAGTATGAAGGCGGCCTGAAATATCAGCCGCCGGGCACGTCGGATATGTACACCATTGCCCTCTACGATCTGAAGCAGAAAGATGTCTCCCAGCGCGATGAGAACATCGCCACCTCCAGCTACCAGGCGGTCGGCAACGTGAAATCGCAGGGCGTGGAGATTGAAGCGCGCAACCAGTTGACGCCGCGTCTGAGCACCATTGCGGGCTACACCTGGAATCGCGTGCGTTTTGAAGATTCTCTCGGCGGGAAAGATGGCAATACGCCGCTGCTGACGCCGGATCAGATGGCGTCGTTCTGGGCGCATTATCAGTTTGATTACGGTATCAGCGCGGGCGCGGGCGTGCGTTACATCGGCAAACAGTGGGCGGACGACCAGGACACCCGCCGCGTCGCTTCCGTAACGCTGGTGGATGCGATGGTGAAAGCCGATCTCGGCGCGTGGAACAGCGCGCTGAAAGGCGCATTTGTACAGGTGACGGCCAATAACCTGACCGATCGCGACTATATCTCCGGCTGCTATACCACTAACTGCTACTGGGGCGCGGAGCGGAGCGTGACCGCTACAGTCGGCTACGATTTCTGA
- the ymgE gene encoding UPF0410 protein ymge produces MGILSWIVFGLIAGIIAKLIMPGRDGGGFILTCVLGIVGAVVGGWLATFFGIGGSVTGFNLPSFLVAVVGAIVVLLIFRMLRRD; encoded by the coding sequence ATGGGTATTTTGTCATGGATCGTATTTGGACTTATTGCGGGCATCATCGCCAAACTGATCATGCCGGGCCGTGACGGCGGCGGTTTTATTCTGACCTGCGTGCTCGGTATTGTCGGTGCGGTGGTCGGCGGCTGGCTGGCGACGTTCTTCGGGATTGGCGGCAGTGTGACGGGCTTTAACCTGCCGAGCTTCCTGGTGGCGGTGGTCGGCGCCATTGTGGTGTTGCTGATTTTCCGCATGCTACGCAGGGATTAA
- the ycgR gene encoding Uncharacterized protein ycgR, with protein MSNYSEQFLKQNPLAVLGILRDLQKSQAPIRLSWGGWQFISRILEASPEQLVLDFGSQTGENQAVQKAKNIQFSAEAQGAKVEFNLPALNVGEFQDLPAFVAPLPEAVWFVQRREHFRITAPVQPQFYSLARMPDGKLFRGRLQDLSLGGMGTLLEGALPEGLEAGMQFSPLELDLLEWGKFRVDAQLLTISERKVVDSKNETIATPRLSFRFLNVSPGTERELQRIIFALERIAREKASRVR; from the coding sequence GTGAGCAATTACAGTGAGCAGTTTCTGAAGCAAAATCCGCTGGCCGTGCTGGGGATTTTACGCGACTTGCAAAAAAGCCAGGCGCCGATCCGCCTCTCCTGGGGTGGCTGGCAGTTTATCAGCCGTATTCTTGAGGCGTCGCCGGAACAGCTGGTGCTGGATTTCGGCAGCCAGACGGGCGAAAACCAGGCCGTGCAAAAAGCGAAAAATATCCAGTTCAGCGCTGAAGCCCAGGGCGCGAAGGTGGAGTTTAATCTGCCTGCGCTGAACGTCGGGGAGTTTCAGGATCTGCCTGCCTTTGTCGCCCCGCTGCCGGAAGCCGTCTGGTTTGTGCAGCGCCGCGAGCATTTTCGCATCACGGCGCCGGTGCAGCCGCAATTTTACAGCCTGGCGCGGATGCCGGACGGCAAACTGTTTCGCGGCCGCCTGCAGGATCTGTCGCTCGGCGGCATGGGAACGCTGCTGGAAGGCGCTTTGCCGGAAGGGCTGGAAGCGGGTATGCAGTTCTCGCCGCTGGAGCTTGATCTGCTGGAGTGGGGAAAATTTCGCGTCGACGCGCAGCTGTTAACCATCAGCGAGCGCAAAGTGGTGGACAGTAAAAACGAGACCATCGCCACGCCGCGCCTGAGCTTTCGCTTCTTAAACGTAAGCCCGGGCACTGAGCGCGAGCTCCAGCGCATTATCTTCGCGCTGGAGCGTATCGCCCGGGAAAAAGCCAGCCGGGTGCGCTGA
- the emtA gene encoding Endo-type membrane-bound lytic murein transglycosylase A, whose amino-acid sequence MFLAGCSSTPDYKNPPWNPEVPVKRAMQWMPITEKAGNAWGVSPRLVTAIIAVESGGNPTLVSKSNAVGLMQIKASTAGREVYRYMGWSGQPTSNELKNPERNISLGTAYLSILEHGVLKGIEAPETMQYALVVSYVNGAGALLRTFSSDRKAAIEKINDLSPDEFVEHVAKNHPAPQAPRYIWKVQQAMNAM is encoded by the coding sequence GTGTTCCTCGCCGGGTGTTCTTCCACGCCGGATTATAAAAACCCGCCCTGGAACCCAGAGGTGCCGGTGAAACGCGCAATGCAGTGGATGCCGATTACCGAAAAAGCCGGCAACGCCTGGGGCGTGAGCCCGCGTCTGGTGACGGCGATTATCGCGGTGGAGTCCGGCGGCAACCCGACTCTCGTGAGTAAATCCAACGCCGTTGGCCTGATGCAGATTAAAGCGTCCACCGCCGGGCGCGAAGTCTACCGTTATATGGGCTGGAGCGGTCAGCCGACATCCAACGAGCTGAAAAACCCGGAGCGCAACATTTCGCTCGGCACTGCGTATTTAAGCATTCTTGAGCACGGCGTGCTGAAAGGCATCGAAGCGCCGGAAACCATGCAGTATGCGCTGGTGGTCTCTTATGTGAATGGCGCGGGCGCGCTGCTGCGCACCTTCTCCTCCGATCGCAAAGCGGCGATTGAGAAGATTAACGACCTGAGCCCGGATGAATTTGTCGAACATGTCGCGAAAAATCATCCGGCGCCGCAGGCCCCGCGTTATATCTGGAAAGTGCAGCAGGCGATGAACGCCATGTAA
- the ldcA gene encoding Muramoyltetrapeptide carboxypeptidase, translating to MVCQQGFVMVSVHLIAPSGYCINQDAAWRGVRRLEDAGITVKNQQVITRRMQRFAGCDDERLGDLQTLSALSENTPIVMPVRGGYGMTRLLERFDPQPLIARQRENPLLICGHSDFTALQMLLLARSNTVTFSGPMLAGNFGAPEMNDFTWRHFWQALTEPQFTLAWRSDGAPCETAGTVWGGNLAMLASITGTPWMPVIEGGILVVEDINEHPFRVERMLLQLHAAGILARQKALILGSFTAAAVNDYDDGYNLESVAALLRERLAIPVLTGLAFGHEQETVTLPLGAHGELRHDGERAQLRLSGHPVLPVAAAKGFMR from the coding sequence CTGGTATGTCAGCAAGGATTTGTTATGGTCTCTGTTCATCTCATCGCCCCGTCGGGTTACTGCATTAATCAGGACGCCGCCTGGCGCGGGGTGCGCCGTCTGGAAGATGCCGGAATAACGGTAAAAAATCAGCAGGTTATCACACGCCGGATGCAGCGTTTCGCCGGGTGTGACGATGAGCGTCTTGGCGATTTACAGACCTTAAGCGCATTGTCTGAAAATACCCCGATCGTGATGCCGGTACGCGGCGGCTACGGGATGACACGCCTGCTGGAGCGCTTTGATCCGCAGCCCTTAATCGCCCGCCAGCGGGAAAATCCGCTGCTGATTTGCGGCCACAGCGATTTCACGGCGCTACAGATGCTCCTGCTGGCCCGCAGCAATACGGTGACGTTCAGCGGGCCGATGCTGGCCGGTAATTTCGGCGCGCCGGAGATGAACGATTTTACCTGGCGACACTTCTGGCAGGCGCTGACCGAACCGCAATTTACGCTGGCGTGGCGCAGCGACGGCGCGCCCTGCGAAACCGCAGGCACCGTCTGGGGCGGTAATCTGGCGATGCTGGCGTCCATCACCGGTACGCCGTGGATGCCGGTCATTGAGGGCGGCATTCTGGTGGTGGAAGACATCAATGAACACCCGTTCCGCGTTGAACGTATGTTACTGCAACTGCACGCCGCCGGAATTCTGGCGCGCCAGAAAGCGCTTATCCTGGGGAGCTTCACCGCCGCCGCCGTCAACGATTACGACGACGGTTATAATCTTGAGAGCGTTGCCGCCCTTCTGCGCGAGCGGCTCGCGATCCCGGTGCTGACCGGCCTTGCGTTCGGCCATGAGCAGGAGACCGTCACGCTGCCGCTCGGCGCGCATGGCGAACTGCGCCACGATGGCGAACGCGCGCAGCTGCGCCTCAGCGGTCATCCGGTGTTGCCTGTTGCGGCGGCAAAGGGGTTTATGAGGTGA